The following proteins are encoded in a genomic region of Arthrobacter jiangjiafuii:
- the glmU gene encoding bifunctional UDP-N-acetylglucosamine diphosphorylase/glucosamine-1-phosphate N-acetyltransferase GlmU, producing the protein MTNQDAESTDSAPSGGPAAVIVLAAGAGTRMKSRTPKILHPVGGTSMIGHALAAAQALYPRALAVVVRHERDLVAAHVAAAAPQAVIVDQDEIPGTGRAVQVALEALDAFAPLDGTIVVTYGDVPLLEADTLRQLVTVHQIDGNAVTVLTAHLDDPTGYGRILRAEDGTVTAIVEHKDADDAQRAVTEINSGIYAFDAAVLREALSKVTSDNSQGEMYLTDVLGLARANGGRVAAVVTGDFWQVEGANDRVQLAALNAEHNRRNLVRWMRAGVTIADPATTWIDAGVTLAEDVTILPGTQLHGTTTVARDAVVGPDTTLTNVSVGEGAKVVRTHGSDARLGDGADVGPFAYLRPGTVLGAKGKIGTFVETKNANIGAGSKVPHLSYVGDATIGEQSNIGAASVFVNYDGVNKHHTTIGSHVRMGSDNMYVAPVTVGDGAYSGAGTVVRKDVPAGSLAINVAPQRNLDGWVLTNRPGTAAADAAAAANASASATDSITSSSETDSPTRESDH; encoded by the coding sequence GTGACCAATCAGGATGCCGAATCCACCGATAGCGCCCCCAGCGGCGGACCAGCGGCCGTGATTGTCCTGGCCGCCGGAGCGGGGACCAGGATGAAGTCCCGCACTCCGAAAATCCTCCACCCGGTCGGCGGCACCTCGATGATCGGCCACGCCCTGGCCGCGGCGCAGGCGCTGTACCCCCGGGCCCTCGCCGTCGTCGTCCGGCACGAGCGGGACCTGGTGGCAGCGCACGTGGCAGCCGCCGCCCCGCAGGCTGTGATCGTGGACCAGGACGAGATTCCCGGCACCGGCCGCGCTGTCCAGGTTGCCCTGGAGGCATTGGACGCCTTTGCACCGCTGGACGGCACCATCGTGGTGACCTACGGTGACGTTCCGCTGCTGGAGGCGGACACCCTGCGCCAGCTGGTAACCGTGCACCAGATCGACGGCAACGCCGTCACCGTGCTGACCGCGCACCTCGACGATCCCACCGGCTACGGCCGGATCCTGCGCGCCGAAGACGGCACGGTCACCGCGATCGTCGAGCACAAGGACGCCGACGACGCCCAGCGCGCCGTCACCGAAATCAACTCGGGCATCTACGCCTTCGACGCCGCCGTGCTGCGTGAAGCGCTGTCGAAGGTCACCTCCGACAACTCGCAGGGCGAGATGTACCTCACCGACGTCCTCGGCCTGGCCCGGGCCAACGGCGGCCGCGTTGCCGCCGTCGTTACCGGTGACTTCTGGCAGGTGGAAGGCGCCAATGACCGCGTCCAGCTCGCCGCGCTGAACGCCGAACACAACCGCCGGAACCTCGTCCGCTGGATGCGTGCCGGCGTCACGATCGCGGACCCCGCCACCACCTGGATCGACGCCGGGGTCACGCTGGCCGAGGACGTCACCATCCTGCCCGGCACCCAGCTGCACGGCACCACCACGGTGGCGCGCGACGCCGTCGTCGGCCCCGACACCACCCTCACCAATGTGAGCGTGGGGGAGGGCGCCAAGGTGGTCCGCACCCACGGTTCCGACGCCCGCCTGGGCGACGGGGCCGACGTCGGGCCCTTCGCCTACCTGCGCCCGGGCACCGTACTGGGCGCCAAGGGCAAGATCGGCACCTTCGTGGAGACCAAGAACGCGAACATCGGCGCCGGATCCAAGGTGCCGCACCTTTCCTATGTGGGGGACGCCACCATCGGCGAGCAGTCCAACATCGGTGCGGCGTCCGTTTTCGTGAACTACGACGGCGTAAACAAGCACCACACGACCATCGGATCGCACGTGCGCATGGGCAGCGACAACATGTATGTGGCCCCCGTTACAGTGGGCGACGGCGCGTACAGTGGAGCTGGAACGGTGGTCCGCAAGGACGTTCCGGCCGGCTCCCTGGCCATCAATGTGGCGCCTCAGCGCAACCTCGACGGCTGGGTGCTGACCAACCGGCCGGGCACTGCGGCAGCCGACGCAGCGGCCGCGGCCAACGCCTCCGCTTCAGCCACAGATTCCATAACCTCTTCCTCAGAAACTGATTCCCCCACGCGAGAAAGCGATCATTAA
- a CDS encoding ribose-phosphate diphosphokinase — protein MSSEITAQGEKKLVLATGRAHPELAEEIARCLDTDLLPLASYDFANGEIYVRPGESVRGTDAFVIQAHPAPMNNWLMEQLITVDALKRASAKRITVVSPFYPYARQDKKGRGREPISARLIADLYKTAGADRIMSVDLHTSQIQGFFDGPVDHLMAIPLLADYIRTRVDVSNVTVVSPDTGRVRVAEQWAERLGGSPLAFVHKSRDLTVPNQAVSKQVVGQVAGRTCVLIDDMIDTGGTIAGAVRVLKEAGAKDVIIAATHAVFSDPAARTLAESGAREVVVTNTLPIPAAKRFDQLTVLSIAPLIARAIKEVFEDGSVTSLFDGKA, from the coding sequence ATGAGCAGCGAGATCACCGCACAAGGTGAAAAGAAGCTTGTCCTAGCCACTGGCCGGGCCCACCCGGAGCTGGCCGAGGAGATCGCACGCTGTCTTGACACGGACCTGCTGCCGCTGGCCTCGTATGACTTCGCCAACGGCGAGATCTACGTCCGCCCCGGCGAGAGTGTCCGAGGCACCGACGCCTTCGTAATCCAGGCGCACCCCGCGCCGATGAACAACTGGCTGATGGAACAGCTGATCACCGTTGACGCCTTGAAGCGGGCCTCCGCCAAGCGCATCACTGTGGTCTCCCCGTTCTACCCGTACGCCCGCCAGGACAAGAAGGGCCGCGGCCGCGAGCCGATCTCGGCCCGCCTGATCGCGGACCTGTACAAGACGGCCGGCGCTGACCGCATCATGAGCGTTGACCTGCACACCTCGCAGATCCAGGGCTTCTTCGACGGCCCCGTGGACCACCTGATGGCCATCCCGCTGCTGGCCGACTACATCCGCACCCGCGTGGATGTCTCCAATGTCACTGTCGTGTCCCCGGACACCGGCCGCGTCCGGGTCGCCGAGCAGTGGGCCGAGCGCCTGGGCGGCTCGCCGCTGGCATTCGTGCACAAGAGCCGGGACCTGACCGTCCCGAACCAGGCTGTGTCCAAGCAGGTTGTCGGCCAGGTCGCAGGACGCACCTGCGTGCTGATCGACGACATGATCGACACCGGCGGCACCATCGCCGGCGCCGTGCGCGTGCTGAAGGAGGCAGGCGCCAAGGATGTCATCATCGCCGCCACCCATGCCGTGTTCTCCGATCCGGCCGCCCGCACCCTGGCCGAATCCGGCGCCCGGGAGGTAGTGGTTACCAACACGCTGCCGATTCCCGCGGCCAAGCGCTTCGACCAGCTGACCGTCCTCTCGATCGCCCCGCTGATTGCCCGGGCCATCAAGGAGGTCTTCGAAGACGGCTCGGTGACGAGCCTCTTCGACGGTAAGGCCTAA
- a CDS encoding 50S ribosomal protein L25/general stress protein Ctc — protein MSEQKLAGTVRTEFGKGAARKARVANLIPAVIYGHGAEVMHILLPAKATTLAVRTSNALLEIDVDGESHLALAKDIQRDPIKQIIEHIDLLTVRKGEKVEVEVNVHVDGELAPGSSVYNQEANTVLVAADATNLPETIVVNIEGRVAGEHIYAKDLDLPAGVELLLDPETMIINISESVVQDLGAPSDEQIAVAAAEVDAEV, from the coding sequence ATGTCTGAGCAGAAGCTCGCAGGAACCGTCCGCACCGAATTCGGCAAGGGCGCTGCCCGCAAGGCACGCGTTGCCAACCTCATCCCCGCCGTCATCTACGGCCACGGCGCCGAGGTCATGCACATCCTGCTGCCGGCCAAGGCCACCACGCTGGCTGTCCGCACCTCCAACGCCCTGCTGGAAATCGACGTCGACGGCGAATCCCACCTGGCCCTGGCCAAGGACATCCAGCGCGACCCGATCAAGCAGATCATCGAGCACATCGACCTGCTGACCGTCCGCAAGGGCGAAAAGGTCGAGGTTGAGGTCAACGTCCACGTTGACGGCGAACTGGCACCGGGCTCCTCCGTCTACAACCAGGAAGCCAACACGGTCCTGGTTGCCGCAGACGCCACGAACCTGCCGGAAACCATCGTGGTCAACATCGAAGGCCGCGTCGCCGGCGAGCACATCTACGCCAAGGACCTGGACCTGCCGGCCGGCGTCGAGCTGCTGCTGGACCCCGAAACCATGATCATCAACATCTCCGAGTCCGTTGTTCAGGACCTGGGCGCACCGTCGGATGAGCAGATCGCCGTTGCAGCTGCCGAAGTTGACGCAGAGGTCTAA
- the pth gene encoding aminoacyl-tRNA hydrolase translates to MNSNTWLVVGLGNPGPGYSRNRHNIGQMVLDDLASRVGGNFKTHKSRAQILEGRLGIGGPRVILAKPLTYMNLSGGPVSALSKFFDIPAGNVVAVHDEIDIPFNTIKLKAGGGEGGHNGLRDMSRALGTKDYLRVRVGVGRPPGRMDTADYVLKDFPSVEAKELPVLIGDAADAVELLLTEGLTAAQQKFHSTGS, encoded by the coding sequence GTGAACAGCAACACCTGGCTTGTAGTCGGGCTCGGGAATCCCGGGCCCGGCTACAGCCGTAACCGGCACAATATCGGCCAGATGGTCCTCGATGACCTGGCCTCCCGCGTGGGCGGGAACTTCAAGACCCACAAGTCCCGGGCGCAGATCCTGGAGGGCCGGCTGGGCATCGGCGGGCCGCGCGTGATTCTGGCCAAGCCCCTGACCTACATGAACCTCTCCGGCGGACCGGTCTCGGCGCTGAGCAAATTCTTCGACATTCCGGCCGGGAACGTAGTGGCCGTCCATGACGAGATCGACATTCCGTTCAACACCATCAAGCTCAAAGCCGGCGGCGGCGAGGGCGGGCACAACGGCCTGCGGGACATGAGCCGGGCCCTGGGCACCAAGGACTATCTCCGGGTGCGTGTGGGCGTCGGCCGTCCACCCGGGCGGATGGACACCGCCGACTACGTGCTGAAGGACTTCCCCTCCGTGGAGGCCAAGGAACTGCCGGTCCTTATCGGCGATGCGGCCGACGCCGTTGAACTGCTGCTGACCGAGGGGCTCACCGCCGCGCAGCAGAAGTTCCACTCGACCGGGTCCTGA
- a CDS encoding helix-turn-helix transcriptional regulator: protein MWGDTKGRNLLVARTDSLAELGAALQAGAGAVVVGPAGIGKTALVRAAAAAAHFHVVNIRGSQMSGQTPFGALAWLISELPAGVSERPVQLLPQLEALLIKQAAGLPVLLLLDNAEHLDGSTTMAVSQLVRRSAVKVLATVENLGAAAPDFLALWRDGLLRRIDLIPFTLAETGALMESLLGGRVSSTAALAMQSHSAGNPHLIRLNTPVQANCKSLVQKGGVWVLAKPLVYSAQVGEVMAARLKRLAPPERSLVELLALAGGLPLPALVQLVGSEAVEALEEMRVVEVTETGTARLADFTSAPAIAGSVPPGRSRELWEALSGIMDPEQLDAPALAGFAGWTLACYGTLAPATALRAAALANAGDDPASALSYIRSVPAARRSPGMVLEEVGALMASGSNLEALKVVERFEASNAAVADTHTRGALMLGKAELLRLVPTQGDPDVALREAAAVLGTGKDTAEQRTTVLLTRAALAINTGRLQEIPAELEHIPTRKGLPAALRIQAASLRAQFLALTGRANEALALMKPMGWDTGRTLPPGARYRVYTRTVMGLISAGELRLAGEQVEALSEWGTRKAFRGSSGEVAAGLVHALAGRADKAMRALTSSINQLQVQDPTDVLPVAQTLAAYACSLQEDHTAAKQYLADAAEFAYPPTAQAKLLTAMLRLQAELAQDPEALGAQLRAMASNCLDSGMVAAGLDCLTAAARAGDLEAARELAAAAEPLDGTWTRAQFCFGAGLAGSDPELLLESAQLSLELQNHLHCHAAASAAQRLLRGRRDQLGRAQGRSARRLEHLSFRELRDANSIKARLETLSPFEADLARRAAGTATREEISRALNLSPRTIDWHLGKIFDKLRVSGRPELVEVLG, encoded by the coding sequence ATGTGGGGTGACACCAAAGGGCGGAACCTGCTTGTGGCCCGCACCGATTCGCTGGCGGAGCTGGGAGCGGCCCTGCAGGCAGGAGCAGGCGCGGTTGTCGTCGGGCCCGCGGGGATCGGCAAGACCGCACTCGTTCGTGCCGCCGCCGCTGCCGCCCACTTCCACGTGGTCAATATCCGGGGCAGCCAGATGTCGGGCCAAACCCCGTTCGGCGCGCTGGCCTGGCTCATCTCCGAGCTTCCGGCGGGCGTCTCCGAACGGCCGGTGCAGCTGCTGCCGCAGTTGGAGGCCCTGCTTATCAAGCAGGCAGCGGGGCTGCCGGTGCTGCTCCTGCTGGACAACGCAGAGCATCTGGACGGCTCCACCACCATGGCCGTCTCACAGCTGGTACGACGTTCCGCTGTCAAGGTTCTGGCCACAGTCGAGAATCTCGGTGCCGCCGCTCCCGATTTCCTGGCGTTGTGGCGTGACGGGCTGCTGCGCCGCATTGATCTGATCCCCTTTACCCTTGCCGAGACCGGGGCACTGATGGAATCGCTCCTGGGCGGCCGCGTGTCCTCTACGGCAGCGTTGGCCATGCAGAGCCATTCCGCGGGCAACCCCCATCTGATCAGGCTGAATACGCCTGTCCAGGCGAATTGCAAGAGCCTGGTCCAGAAGGGAGGCGTCTGGGTCCTGGCCAAGCCCCTGGTGTATTCGGCCCAGGTTGGGGAAGTCATGGCGGCCCGGCTGAAGCGCCTTGCACCACCTGAACGCTCCCTGGTTGAACTGCTGGCCCTGGCCGGGGGACTTCCGCTCCCGGCGCTCGTCCAGCTGGTTGGTTCCGAGGCCGTCGAAGCACTCGAGGAAATGCGGGTGGTCGAGGTCACGGAAACCGGCACCGCCCGGTTGGCCGACTTCACCTCAGCGCCCGCTATCGCCGGCAGCGTTCCGCCCGGACGCAGCCGTGAACTTTGGGAGGCGCTCTCCGGCATCATGGACCCCGAGCAACTCGATGCGCCGGCGCTGGCCGGTTTCGCGGGGTGGACTTTGGCCTGTTATGGCACCCTGGCACCAGCCACGGCACTGCGCGCCGCAGCCCTGGCCAACGCCGGTGACGACCCGGCGTCCGCGTTGAGCTATATCCGCTCCGTGCCGGCTGCCCGGCGGAGCCCGGGCATGGTGTTGGAAGAGGTAGGGGCGCTCATGGCATCCGGGTCCAACCTCGAAGCGTTGAAGGTGGTGGAGAGGTTTGAGGCTTCAAATGCTGCTGTCGCGGACACGCACACCAGGGGCGCGCTGATGCTCGGCAAGGCCGAACTGCTGCGGCTCGTGCCCACGCAGGGCGACCCGGACGTGGCACTGCGGGAGGCGGCCGCTGTCCTTGGCACGGGTAAGGACACGGCAGAACAGCGCACCACGGTACTGCTGACTCGCGCCGCCCTGGCAATCAACACCGGGCGCCTGCAGGAGATTCCGGCAGAACTGGAGCACATCCCGACGCGAAAGGGCCTCCCGGCGGCCCTCCGAATCCAGGCGGCCTCGCTGCGGGCGCAATTCCTTGCGCTGACCGGCCGCGCCAATGAAGCGCTTGCCCTGATGAAGCCAATGGGCTGGGACACAGGCCGGACGTTGCCGCCCGGGGCCCGCTACCGGGTCTACACAAGGACCGTGATGGGGTTGATCAGCGCGGGAGAGCTTCGCCTTGCCGGGGAGCAGGTAGAGGCACTGTCCGAATGGGGAACCCGCAAGGCCTTCCGCGGCAGTTCCGGGGAAGTGGCAGCAGGCCTGGTCCATGCGCTGGCAGGCAGGGCTGACAAGGCAATGCGGGCTCTGACATCCTCCATAAACCAGCTGCAGGTGCAGGATCCCACCGATGTCCTGCCCGTGGCGCAAACGCTGGCCGCTTATGCCTGCAGTCTGCAGGAAGACCACACCGCGGCCAAACAGTACCTCGCCGACGCGGCGGAATTTGCCTATCCACCAACTGCACAGGCAAAGCTGTTGACCGCCATGTTGCGGCTGCAGGCGGAACTGGCGCAGGATCCCGAGGCGCTGGGCGCACAGTTGCGTGCCATGGCCTCGAACTGTCTCGACTCCGGGATGGTGGCAGCCGGCCTGGACTGCCTCACGGCTGCGGCCAGGGCCGGAGACCTGGAGGCAGCCCGCGAGCTCGCGGCAGCGGCAGAGCCTTTGGATGGCACATGGACCCGGGCCCAGTTCTGTTTCGGGGCAGGTCTGGCCGGCAGCGACCCGGAACTGCTGCTGGAATCGGCGCAGCTGTCCCTGGAGCTGCAGAACCATCTGCACTGCCATGCGGCAGCCAGTGCCGCCCAGCGCCTCCTGCGCGGCCGGCGCGATCAGCTTGGCCGCGCCCAGGGCCGGAGCGCCCGCCGGCTTGAGCATCTGAGCTTCCGGGAACTGCGCGACGCCAACTCCATCAAAGCGCGGCTTGAGACCCTCAGCCCCTTCGAGGCCGATTTGGCCCGCCGCGCAGCCGGCACCGCTACCCGGGAGGAAATCAGCCGTGCCTTGAACCTGTCTCCGCGGACCATCGACTGGCACCTCGGCAAGATCTTTGACAAGCTGCGTGTCTCCGGACGCCCGGAACTTGTCGAGGTCCTAGGCTAG
- a CDS encoding LuxR C-terminal-related transcriptional regulator, whose product MTHGFELQPLVGRDDVLASVLASVQRPAGHGAVVVADAGMGKSALAGAVAAQLEGRIPIHRIHTSSSLSAVPYGALAPLIAELDPRDTDSPIAVMRALLHQLFPDGSHGTGDGGGQDPAHAPLVIVDDAEALDGQAADLLAQLVASARIRILVLTRRISDISEGLSHQIWEGTLSRHELLPLTEDQIHELCVQALGGPVLTGTSTDLARASGGNPMLALALLSETVRTGSLIFRRGIWLLHEQVLTPGGRLGDLLRAQLADLTEEERDALEIIALAEPLPAATAFRLGLHSAVDSLTQARLVSLSADPARLLRPMHPMYGEVIRRMVPAARSARLRRRLLAVGKPDTGGENLLRWVCWSLDCGETVSDAELVNAAYRANNIFDSAAALRAAGAVKGPDHAVAARVQAARACFQDGSMASAADLLAGATETAADLTTVKMAVLIRVQLSINNDGYSPALASIARDWQGAVDRIERTSETHPEADPELAADIASSRRGACLLALMAEVAAGSFNSAEEQLDDILAAARDAGDEEAILIGKALLSELMAATGRVRAAARLSRDAMAILTRGGQSFLSYYQFVLHRRLVALSWTGEWTQMQDTVQRGMGGMFGSLVHIAGVVDFAVGIMHLRTSKPAAALTHFAAAVEGLRTHDPEGLLPLAIALGAFVAASERSSTMAEELLAEGSALEPRGAAPYRLLAKGYLAAATSVLAMEAQPPASLQVLAAEAEKAGFISAEFELRFLSLSLGDQDGLNRLRKISGDFEGPQARVLDRFARAVLDEDAEELARFGTETVEPGWKRLAERCAAEALRLAKANGDAALLLRVQRILSKKAGDAPVQRLSPGAPVLTRRERDVASLVMQGYRNAEIAERLSLSVRTVEGHIYRTFEKLGISKREELKSELLADRPIT is encoded by the coding sequence GTGACACACGGATTTGAGCTGCAGCCGCTGGTGGGACGGGACGATGTCCTGGCCTCAGTGCTGGCCAGCGTCCAGCGTCCGGCGGGCCACGGAGCTGTAGTGGTGGCCGACGCCGGCATGGGCAAGAGTGCGCTGGCCGGCGCTGTCGCCGCGCAGTTGGAGGGCCGGATCCCGATTCACCGGATCCACACCAGCTCATCGCTTTCCGCGGTCCCCTACGGCGCTCTCGCTCCGCTGATCGCCGAGCTGGATCCGCGGGATACCGATTCCCCGATTGCCGTCATGCGGGCCCTGCTCCACCAGCTCTTTCCCGATGGTAGCCACGGAACCGGCGACGGCGGTGGACAGGATCCTGCGCATGCACCGCTGGTCATTGTGGACGACGCCGAAGCGCTGGACGGTCAGGCCGCGGACCTGCTGGCCCAACTCGTGGCTTCGGCCAGGATCCGGATCCTGGTCCTGACCCGGAGGATCTCCGATATTTCCGAAGGCCTCTCACACCAGATTTGGGAAGGGACGTTGTCCCGGCACGAGCTGCTGCCGCTCACCGAGGACCAGATCCATGAGCTCTGCGTGCAGGCGCTCGGAGGCCCGGTCCTTACGGGCACCAGCACTGACCTGGCCAGGGCCAGCGGCGGCAATCCCATGCTGGCCCTGGCGCTGCTGTCCGAAACGGTACGCACCGGCAGCCTGATTTTCCGACGCGGGATCTGGCTGCTGCACGAACAGGTCCTCACCCCGGGGGGCCGGTTGGGTGATCTGCTCCGGGCGCAGCTGGCTGACCTGACCGAGGAGGAACGCGACGCCCTGGAAATCATTGCCCTGGCCGAGCCGCTGCCCGCGGCCACGGCGTTCCGGCTGGGCCTCCATAGCGCCGTGGATTCGCTCACCCAAGCCCGCCTGGTAAGCCTCTCCGCTGATCCGGCCCGGCTGCTGCGCCCTATGCACCCGATGTACGGGGAAGTGATCCGCCGGATGGTTCCGGCTGCCCGCAGCGCCCGGCTGCGACGGCGCCTCCTGGCGGTCGGGAAGCCCGATACCGGCGGTGAGAACCTGCTGCGGTGGGTTTGCTGGTCCCTGGACTGCGGGGAAACGGTCAGTGATGCGGAATTGGTGAACGCAGCGTACCGAGCCAACAATATTTTCGACAGTGCCGCGGCCCTGCGGGCAGCGGGCGCCGTCAAGGGCCCCGATCATGCCGTGGCCGCCAGGGTCCAGGCTGCACGGGCCTGCTTCCAGGATGGCAGCATGGCCTCGGCGGCAGACCTGCTTGCCGGAGCCACGGAAACTGCCGCAGACCTCACCACGGTCAAAATGGCGGTGCTCATAAGGGTGCAGTTGAGTATTAACAACGACGGGTATTCTCCGGCATTGGCCTCCATCGCCCGGGATTGGCAGGGCGCCGTCGACCGGATCGAACGGACCAGTGAAACGCATCCCGAGGCTGACCCGGAGCTGGCTGCCGACATTGCCTCCTCACGCCGCGGCGCCTGCCTGTTGGCGCTGATGGCCGAGGTCGCAGCCGGCAGCTTCAACTCGGCGGAAGAGCAGCTGGACGATATCCTCGCTGCTGCCCGCGACGCCGGTGACGAAGAGGCGATCCTCATTGGGAAGGCGCTGCTCAGCGAGCTCATGGCCGCAACAGGCCGGGTCCGGGCGGCGGCACGACTGTCCCGCGATGCGATGGCCATCCTCACCCGCGGCGGGCAGAGTTTCCTCTCCTATTACCAGTTCGTGCTGCACCGCCGCCTGGTCGCCCTCTCCTGGACGGGGGAATGGACCCAGATGCAGGACACAGTGCAGCGCGGCATGGGAGGTATGTTCGGGTCGCTGGTGCACATCGCCGGCGTCGTCGATTTCGCCGTAGGGATCATGCACCTGCGGACCTCTAAACCGGCGGCTGCCCTGACCCACTTTGCCGCCGCCGTGGAAGGGCTGCGGACCCACGATCCAGAGGGGCTGCTGCCGCTGGCGATCGCCCTGGGGGCGTTCGTTGCCGCTTCGGAGCGTTCCTCCACCATGGCCGAAGAACTGCTGGCCGAAGGCTCGGCTTTGGAACCGCGTGGAGCGGCGCCCTATCGGCTGCTGGCAAAGGGGTACCTGGCTGCCGCGACTTCCGTGCTGGCTATGGAGGCCCAGCCGCCGGCCTCCCTGCAGGTGCTCGCCGCTGAAGCTGAGAAGGCCGGATTCATTTCGGCGGAGTTCGAGTTGCGGTTCCTTTCCCTGTCTTTGGGCGACCAGGACGGTTTGAACCGGCTACGGAAGATCTCCGGGGACTTCGAGGGCCCGCAGGCACGGGTATTGGACCGCTTCGCCAGGGCAGTCCTGGACGAGGACGCCGAGGAGCTGGCACGATTCGGGACCGAAACGGTTGAACCGGGCTGGAAGCGGCTGGCGGAGCGGTGCGCAGCCGAGGCGCTCCGGCTCGCGAAGGCCAACGGGGACGCGGCGCTCCTGCTCCGTGTCCAGCGCATACTCAGTAAAAAGGCCGGAGATGCTCCTGTGCAGCGGCTAAGCCCCGGAGCGCCCGTGCTGACCCGACGGGAACGCGACGTCGCATCACTTGTTATGCAGGGCTACCGCAACGCCGAAATCGCGGAGCGGCTCTCCCTGTCGGTGCGGACGGTGGAGGGACACATCTACCGGACCTTCGAAAAGCTGGGGATCAGCAAGCGCGAGGAGCTGAAGAGCGAGCTGCTCGCCGATCGGCCCATTACCTGA